A window of the Acidobacteriota bacterium genome harbors these coding sequences:
- a CDS encoding pre-peptidase C-terminal domain-containing protein — protein sequence MIRKLLTFSSLLLLAGVAQAHGPEAGDPGLIRPQLDDCAWPCEDPSLPLELDTRGGDQPPFGLDWELLSTTPEATFYRQTFQGIPIYDTQLVDLPTTPWKRFAYRAYPLELLKVHFGNRPIARGDSQAALQAASDLWPGAELRSELQILPLRGGPRLTWRIKNLGPDGSPGDGSTLLVEVGTSLPMAILRPEVWGVGEVPRGEARCPDLARFEHGEGKDLEGNFLCFPAAYQDPPVASGRFAIMNTYLGSDDVTFSTYYPPGEISVVEAGDPQDDWLPKTRPLGIGTINNNFTGRFKDAVSAQYLLFQAFDFWQRSSLRPLLFPRADREIRAVTRVVHSSAYWDLDQGYFGFPFSKPEHFTLDVVGHEYGHALNGRLESYSEGSARIANEAVADYLGLMLESGVASPAGSSVALPLNWLVGEHPLRNLPIRDLRQPSRTRNLSHFWQFPNGGTARCHVLSDPPTNHSPHTLATIVGHAFFLMVEGGFAEHDAVCPAPAVSSALSFEEVGRIAFWLNYNGISDALAIDELLEKSLAAAASVGLDEPAQHRTIEQAFRAVGLPDLEIIDRTVSVERRDLRLPKYFEIIPNADWDPRERSLAIHLKGPAGSSYRAAVHLEHLPDVSRCIGNTGPLSPYCFDFEVANGEGDAELLVPLNPYLEQVYLVVDPGGFELSTLDLDLEAFEPKPLPNHETSEISGPPKPGTPETFKIEIDPAPQQFQQATAQTLRLVMSGGTGNADLFLKRGSVPTPRDFDYGSPVAGNEETIIVENPPPGDWYVSVYPRPDFAAVSLKLSYGLAPPEVSRPDEHFPSYQLGDVARLEIRTDPPQPGKPVYSWRLLDGEVEREASPLQWQDEQGNFFPYLTSDAGELELELQLPVDAFDLCGHYTDERFAVGSTSGPQSQPLEYVVECPGGSQSGGVTAVRPDGHFPSYRLGDMAQLHLTTFPPRPGERVYGWRLKDGAVERDGVVLQYDDAEGRRHDYLTDENGELLIELTLSDPSVCGSYSQEQFAVGDPNSARSAPASFTVECSNP from the coding sequence ATGATCAGGAAACTTCTAACCTTCAGCTCGTTGCTGTTGCTGGCGGGCGTGGCCCAGGCCCACGGACCTGAGGCCGGTGATCCGGGTCTCATCCGGCCCCAGCTCGACGACTGCGCCTGGCCTTGCGAGGACCCCAGCCTGCCCCTCGAGCTCGACACCCGCGGCGGCGACCAGCCGCCTTTCGGTCTCGACTGGGAATTGCTGTCGACGACCCCCGAGGCCACCTTCTACCGCCAGACCTTTCAAGGCATTCCGATTTACGACACTCAGCTGGTCGATCTCCCGACCACGCCGTGGAAGCGCTTTGCCTACCGGGCCTATCCCCTCGAGCTGCTCAAGGTTCACTTCGGCAATCGACCGATCGCCCGCGGCGATTCGCAGGCCGCCCTGCAAGCGGCTTCTGACCTCTGGCCAGGGGCGGAGCTCAGGTCAGAGCTTCAGATCCTGCCCTTGAGGGGTGGACCGCGGCTGACCTGGCGAATCAAGAACCTGGGGCCCGATGGCTCGCCCGGGGACGGCTCGACTCTGCTCGTCGAGGTCGGCACCAGCCTGCCGATGGCGATCTTGCGGCCGGAGGTCTGGGGAGTGGGGGAGGTGCCGCGAGGCGAGGCCCGGTGCCCGGACTTGGCCCGCTTCGAGCACGGCGAAGGGAAAGACCTGGAGGGCAATTTTCTCTGCTTCCCGGCGGCCTACCAGGATCCGCCCGTGGCCAGCGGTCGCTTCGCCATCATGAACACCTACCTCGGGTCGGATGACGTCACCTTCTCGACCTACTACCCGCCGGGTGAGATCAGTGTCGTCGAGGCCGGCGATCCCCAGGACGACTGGCTGCCGAAGACCCGGCCGCTCGGAATCGGGACCATCAACAACAACTTTACGGGTCGCTTCAAGGATGCCGTGTCGGCCCAGTACCTGCTTTTTCAGGCCTTCGATTTCTGGCAACGGAGCAGTCTGCGGCCCCTCCTTTTCCCGCGAGCGGACCGCGAAATCCGAGCCGTGACTCGGGTGGTTCATAGCAGCGCCTACTGGGATCTCGATCAAGGCTATTTTGGATTCCCCTTCAGCAAGCCCGAGCACTTCACTTTGGATGTCGTCGGGCATGAGTACGGTCATGCTTTGAATGGACGCCTCGAGTCCTACTCGGAAGGCAGCGCCAGGATCGCCAACGAAGCGGTTGCCGATTACCTCGGCCTGATGCTCGAGTCGGGCGTCGCTTCGCCGGCTGGGAGCTCGGTCGCCTTGCCGCTCAATTGGCTGGTCGGGGAGCATCCTCTCCGCAATCTACCGATCCGAGACCTGCGGCAGCCGAGTCGAACGAGGAACCTGAGTCACTTCTGGCAGTTTCCCAATGGCGGGACGGCCAGGTGTCATGTCCTCTCGGACCCTCCGACGAATCACAGCCCGCACACCTTGGCGACCATTGTCGGCCATGCCTTCTTCCTGATGGTCGAAGGGGGTTTCGCGGAGCACGATGCGGTGTGCCCTGCCCCCGCCGTGTCGTCCGCGCTGTCCTTCGAGGAGGTGGGACGAATCGCCTTCTGGCTGAACTACAACGGCATCAGTGACGCTCTCGCGATCGATGAGCTGTTGGAAAAGTCTCTCGCGGCGGCCGCCTCCGTCGGGCTCGACGAGCCGGCGCAGCACCGGACCATCGAGCAGGCGTTTCGCGCCGTGGGTCTTCCGGATCTCGAGATCATCGACCGCACGGTGTCGGTCGAACGGCGAGATCTTCGGCTTCCGAAGTACTTCGAGATCATTCCCAACGCCGATTGGGATCCGCGAGAAAGATCCCTCGCGATTCACCTGAAGGGGCCTGCCGGGTCTTCCTATCGAGCGGCGGTCCATCTCGAGCACCTCCCGGATGTCTCGCGTTGCATCGGCAACACCGGACCGCTCAGTCCCTACTGTTTCGACTTCGAGGTCGCCAACGGGGAGGGGGACGCAGAGCTTCTGGTTCCATTGAACCCCTACCTCGAGCAGGTTTACCTGGTCGTCGACCCAGGGGGCTTTGAGCTGTCCACCCTCGATCTCGACCTCGAGGCCTTCGAGCCCAAGCCCTTGCCGAACCACGAGACGTCCGAGATCTCCGGGCCGCCCAAGCCCGGGACTCCGGAAACCTTCAAGATCGAGATCGATCCAGCACCGCAGCAGTTCCAGCAGGCGACCGCTCAAACCTTGCGGCTGGTGATGAGCGGCGGGACCGGCAATGCCGATCTGTTTCTCAAGCGGGGTAGCGTTCCGACGCCGCGGGATTTCGACTACGGATCGCCGGTGGCTGGTAACGAAGAGACCATCATCGTCGAAAATCCACCGCCCGGGGACTGGTACGTTTCGGTCTATCCTCGCCCCGATTTCGCGGCGGTTTCGCTGAAGCTCAGCTATGGCCTGGCTCCGCCCGAGGTCTCGCGACCGGACGAGCACTTTCCGAGTTATCAACTCGGCGATGTCGCTCGCCTCGAGATTCGCACCGATCCTCCTCAGCCTGGAAAGCCGGTTTACTCCTGGCGGCTCCTCGACGGCGAGGTCGAGCGCGAGGCCTCGCCGCTGCAATGGCAAGACGAGCAGGGAAACTTCTTCCCCTACCTGACGAGCGACGCCGGCGAGCTGGAGCTCGAGCTGCAGTTGCCGGTCGACGCCTTCGACCTCTGCGGTCATTACACCGACGAGCGTTTCGCTGTCGGTAGCACTTCGGGGCCCCAGTCCCAGCCTCTCGAGTATGTCGTCGAGTGCCCTGGCGGCAGCCAGTCCGGTGGCGTCACGGCGGTGCGGCCGGACGGTCACTTCCCCAGCTATCGGCTCGGCGATATGGCTCAGCTTCATCTGACCACCTTTCCTCCGCGGCCCGGCGAGCGGGTCTACGGCTGGCGCCTCAAGGACGGGGCGGTGGAGCGAGACGGTGTGGTTCTGCAGTACGACGATGCCGAAGGCCGCCGTCACGACTACCTGACCGACGAGAACGGCGAGCTCCTGATCGAACTCACCCTCTCCGACCCGTCCGTCTGCGGCAGCTACTCGCAGGAGCAGTTCGCGGTGGGCGACCCCAACTCGGCGCGCTCGGCGCCAGCCAGTTTCACCGTCGAATGTTCGAACCCCTGA
- a CDS encoding CARDB domain-containing protein, with protein MTSKILLPSPRRWLPWLALALSFALTAAAQVETPGAEDAPPSTLMNDIYRCMSVSVSPAGMVTASQGATLTFRVRNSPLTGCNRPTQLSAEVWSRSGGVDSARVRRIDDNLIEVDVTLDAAAWHEEWVRFEAKVFYRFNNVWGLIGEGLDRFDKHRILVSNGLRGQDLVVADAKAEVIYQAGAEGNVHITGKAINAGDGQVDDYVEMHLAIDGQTQSIRDCNAQEWQAHGGCPVDEWLSLDAGRHRVEIIVDKGNFVRETNTGNNRAVLELDILGPTADLWPFSLGWTGAPEVGMATTVRIEVLNVGSAASPPSETLLELPDGELRLPLPGLLAGQSHVHQVDWVPAVSGSGVIQAIVDPDGQVVELREDNNVRWRQVTVGSGPPAPQPLPDLRLRPEDVSMAPASPLAGQLIYFTVRLRNEGTAPVSREIRVDTQVGGQAHSLVCEPPLPVGEVCVLTVEPWLATAGTQAFKVEADPEDEIAELDENNNDRVLHFNVAGAGAPTLSCQGTWTLTGIGHQGHSVSQGSVADDCRVYWGMNEPMGCWNTTGSEGLVARWYRDGGAVCPNRVKVFDHPIDGDLEYWITID; from the coding sequence ATGACTTCAAAGATCCTCCTCCCTTCCCCGCGGCGCTGGCTCCCTTGGCTGGCCTTGGCCTTGTCCTTTGCTCTCACGGCTGCAGCGCAGGTCGAAACACCGGGCGCCGAAGATGCCCCGCCTTCGACGCTGATGAATGACATCTATCGCTGCATGAGCGTGTCCGTCAGCCCTGCCGGGATGGTGACGGCGAGCCAGGGAGCGACGCTCACCTTCCGGGTTCGCAACTCTCCGCTCACCGGCTGCAATCGTCCGACTCAGCTATCGGCTGAAGTGTGGAGCCGATCGGGTGGTGTGGATTCGGCCAGGGTGCGGCGCATCGATGACAACCTCATCGAGGTCGACGTCACCCTGGACGCCGCCGCCTGGCACGAGGAGTGGGTACGGTTCGAGGCCAAGGTGTTCTATCGCTTCAACAACGTCTGGGGCCTGATCGGCGAAGGCCTCGATCGCTTCGACAAGCATCGCATCTTGGTATCCAACGGCTTGCGAGGGCAGGACTTGGTGGTCGCGGACGCCAAGGCCGAGGTGATCTACCAGGCCGGTGCCGAAGGCAATGTCCACATCACCGGCAAGGCAATCAATGCCGGCGATGGTCAGGTCGACGATTACGTCGAGATGCACCTCGCGATCGATGGCCAGACGCAGTCGATCCGAGACTGCAATGCCCAAGAATGGCAAGCCCATGGCGGCTGTCCGGTCGATGAATGGCTGAGCCTCGATGCGGGTCGACATCGAGTCGAGATCATCGTCGACAAAGGTAACTTCGTCCGCGAGACCAACACTGGCAACAACCGAGCGGTGCTCGAGCTCGACATCCTTGGACCGACAGCGGATCTCTGGCCCTTCTCTCTCGGTTGGACGGGGGCGCCGGAGGTCGGCATGGCGACCACGGTGCGGATCGAGGTCCTCAATGTCGGATCGGCAGCGAGTCCGCCGAGTGAAACCCTTCTCGAGCTGCCCGATGGCGAGCTCCGCCTTCCGCTGCCGGGCCTTCTGGCGGGACAGAGCCACGTTCACCAGGTCGATTGGGTGCCGGCGGTCTCCGGTAGCGGTGTGATCCAGGCGATCGTCGACCCCGACGGCCAGGTCGTTGAGCTGCGGGAAGACAACAACGTCCGTTGGCGACAGGTGACGGTGGGCTCGGGGCCGCCGGCGCCGCAGCCGCTGCCGGACCTCCGCCTGCGGCCGGAAGACGTGTCGATGGCTCCGGCATCGCCCCTCGCCGGTCAGCTCATTTACTTCACGGTTCGTCTGCGCAACGAGGGCACGGCGCCGGTCTCGCGAGAGATTCGCGTCGATACGCAGGTGGGCGGCCAAGCTCACAGTCTCGTCTGCGAGCCTCCGCTCCCGGTGGGCGAAGTCTGCGTGCTGACGGTGGAACCCTGGCTCGCCACCGCCGGAACTCAGGCCTTCAAGGTCGAGGCCGATCCCGAGGACGAGATCGCGGAGCTCGACGAGAACAACAACGATCGCGTGCTGCACTTCAACGTTGCCGGTGCGGGGGCGCCGACGCTCTCCTGCCAGGGCACTTGGACTCTCACCGGGATCGGTCACCAGGGCCACTCGGTCAGCCAAGGGAGCGTCGCGGACGACTGCCGGGTCTACTGGGGCATGAACGAGCCGATGGGCTGCTGGAACACCACCGGGTCCGAAGGCCTGGTGGCCCGCTGGTATCGCGATGGCGGGGCGGTGTGCCCGAATCGGGTCAAGGTCTTCGATCATCCGATCGATGGCGATCTCGAGTATTGGATCACCATCGACTGA
- the nhaA gene encoding Na+/H+ antiporter NhaA, whose translation MTNSPQKTSGLSAEARSGLLLLSSAVLALVAANGPWSGLYDALLETPLSVAVGNSGLEKPLLLWINDGLMAIFFLMIGLEVRREMTDGALATWSQRALPLAAALGGMLVPAAFFVAINYDDPIALNGWAVPVATDIAFALGILALAGNRFPPTLKVFLLALAIFDDLGAILIIALFYTRDLSTTSLALAAAAVVALAVLHRLRVRNIGVYMVVGLALWLFVLKSGVHATLAGVVLAFAIPYEGKKSPAYHLEHALHSWVSFFILPIFAFANAGVHLDGLSLADLGHPVTLGVILGLVVGKQIGIFAFSWLATALGLAQRPVGATWLQVYGIAALCGVGFTMSLFVGSLAFEHLPQPELLTANRLGILVASAIAGVIGFMVLRRAPMARL comes from the coding sequence ATGACGAACTCCCCTCAGAAGACCTCCGGGCTCTCGGCTGAAGCCCGCTCCGGCCTGTTGCTGTTGTCCTCGGCGGTGTTGGCCCTGGTTGCCGCCAACGGCCCCTGGTCCGGCCTCTATGACGCTCTGCTCGAAACGCCCCTCTCGGTCGCGGTGGGCAATTCCGGTCTCGAAAAACCGCTGCTGCTGTGGATCAACGATGGCCTGATGGCGATCTTCTTCCTGATGATCGGCCTCGAGGTTCGGCGCGAGATGACCGACGGCGCGCTGGCCACCTGGTCTCAGCGCGCCTTGCCCCTGGCGGCGGCTCTCGGCGGCATGCTGGTGCCGGCGGCGTTCTTCGTCGCCATCAATTACGACGACCCCATTGCCCTCAACGGCTGGGCCGTGCCGGTGGCTACGGACATCGCCTTCGCCCTCGGCATCCTGGCCCTGGCCGGCAACCGGTTTCCGCCAACGCTCAAGGTGTTTCTCCTCGCTCTGGCCATCTTCGACGACCTCGGCGCCATCCTGATCATCGCTCTCTTCTACACCCGCGACCTGTCCACGACCTCCCTCGCCCTCGCCGCGGCGGCGGTCGTCGCTCTGGCCGTGCTCCATCGTCTGCGAGTGCGCAACATCGGGGTCTACATGGTGGTGGGGCTGGCTCTCTGGCTGTTCGTCCTCAAGTCCGGAGTCCACGCCACCCTCGCCGGCGTCGTCCTGGCCTTCGCCATCCCCTACGAGGGCAAGAAGTCACCGGCCTATCACCTCGAGCACGCCCTCCACTCGTGGGTTTCCTTCTTCATTCTGCCGATCTTCGCCTTCGCCAACGCCGGCGTTCACCTCGACGGCCTGAGCCTCGCCGACCTCGGCCATCCGGTGACCCTCGGCGTGATCCTGGGCTTGGTGGTCGGCAAACAGATCGGCATCTTCGCCTTCTCCTGGCTCGCCACCGCCCTCGGCTTGGCCCAGCGCCCGGTCGGCGCCACCTGGCTCCAGGTCTATGGCATCGCAGCGCTCTGCGGCGTCGGCTTCACCATGAGCCTGTTCGTCGGCTCGCTGGCCTTCGAGCACCTGCCCCAGCCGGAGCTCCTGACCGCCAACCGCCTCGGCATTCTGGTCGCTTCGGCGATCGCCGGCGTGATCGGCTTTATGGTGCTGCGGCGAGCCCCGATGGCGCGCCTCTGA
- a CDS encoding HEAT repeat domain-containing protein, translated as MSTTQLKTSQGATLGAAVATVLSLIAVSLVLAQPAPSLDRLIRQLDAPDARDRAMAACELAELESGDITPAAPALLELLADGSPLERPLCRDGRNWIGWRDEPTSPGREAAIALERIGAAVVEPLIDRLQSPPSAARENAAYALGMIEDARAVKPLITTLRDEVGAVREQAAWALGMIESPQAVPALGRRLRDDRLAEVREQAAWALGMIESPAAVEGLASALADSAAKVRKQAAWALGMIEDPSAVPALDGALRDGDSQVREQAAWGLGMIESPQAVPALGQALGDDAAPVRRQAAWALGMIEAPSAVEALADALRDDDAKVREQAAWALGMIEAPSAVEALADALRDDDTKVREQAAWALGMIESPAAVAGLLSSLEDAQAKVREQSAWGLGMIESPAAVDGLLSALNDTDAAVRKQVAWALGMIEDGRALEALTNALDDPDSEVRRQALWALTRCAEGHDADLDYPALADKLRRALEVER; from the coding sequence ATGTCGACAACGCAGCTCAAGACCTCCCAGGGCGCGACTCTCGGAGCCGCCGTGGCCACCGTCCTCTCACTCATCGCCGTGTCGCTGGTGCTGGCGCAGCCGGCTCCGAGCCTCGACCGCCTGATCCGCCAACTCGACGCCCCGGACGCGCGCGACCGCGCCATGGCCGCCTGTGAGCTGGCGGAGCTCGAGTCCGGCGACATCACGCCAGCGGCACCCGCCCTCCTCGAGCTCCTCGCCGACGGCAGCCCCCTGGAGCGCCCCCTGTGCCGCGACGGCAGAAACTGGATCGGCTGGCGCGACGAGCCCACGTCCCCCGGCCGCGAGGCGGCGATAGCCCTGGAACGAATCGGCGCAGCGGTCGTCGAGCCCTTGATCGATCGACTGCAGAGCCCGCCAAGCGCGGCGCGCGAGAACGCCGCCTACGCCCTCGGAATGATCGAAGACGCGAGAGCCGTCAAGCCCCTCATCACCACCCTTCGAGATGAGGTCGGCGCGGTGCGCGAACAGGCTGCCTGGGCTCTCGGAATGATCGAGTCGCCGCAGGCTGTGCCGGCCCTCGGTCGAAGGCTGCGAGACGACCGACTCGCCGAGGTCCGCGAGCAGGCCGCCTGGGCACTCGGAATGATCGAGAGCCCCGCCGCCGTCGAGGGTCTTGCCTCGGCCCTCGCGGACAGCGCAGCAAAAGTCCGTAAGCAGGCCGCCTGGGCACTCGGAATGATCGAAGATCCCAGCGCTGTCCCGGCCCTCGACGGAGCCCTGCGCGACGGAGATTCGCAGGTGCGCGAGCAGGCCGCCTGGGGGCTCGGAATGATCGAGTCGCCGCAGGCTGTACCCGCCCTCGGCCAAGCCCTCGGCGACGACGCCGCTCCGGTGCGCCGGCAGGCCGCCTGGGCTCTCGGAATGATCGAAGCCCCCAGCGCCGTCGAAGCGCTCGCGGACGCGCTGCGAGACGACGACGCCAAGGTGCGCGAGCAGGCCGCCTGGGCACTCGGAATGATCGAAGCCCCCAGCGCCGTCGAGGCACTCGCGGACGCGCTGCGAGACGACGACACCAAGGTGCGCGAGCAGGCCGCCTGGGCACTCGGAATGATCGAGAGTCCCGCCGCCGTCGCGGGTCTGTTGAGCAGCCTCGAGGATGCCCAGGCCAAGGTCCGCGAACAATCCGCCTGGGGCCTCGGAATGATCGAAAGCCCCGCCGCCGTCGACGGCCTGCTCTCGGCCCTCAACGATACCGACGCCGCAGTCCGCAAGCAGGTCGCCTGGGCCCTCGGAATGATCGAGGACGGCCGCGCCCTCGAAGCCCTCACCAACGCCCTCGACGACCCGGACTCCGAGGTACGCCGCCAAGCCCTCTGGGCGCTGACCCGCTGCGCCGAGGGCCACGACGCCGACCTCGACTACCCGGCCCTTGCCGACAAGCTGCGCCGCGCCCTCGAGGTCGAGCGCTAA
- a CDS encoding HEAT repeat domain-containing protein, translated as MIDLLASSLSLATALDYGLKATLLLLLAWVLSLALRRASAAARHRLWTTALVAVLTLPLLSLVLPSWELPVLIPTAAPAGPADAAPTPIATPTGVPAATVVPTTPAPVADSPTRSSTLASRFDLRRALPLIWLLGSSLLLLRLLLSSLAAQRLVRTAAPLRDEARLAEVDALCRRLDLGTRVQVVEHPRITMPMAWSLRQSTVLLPTSSRDWSDDRRRVVLLHELAHIKRRDCQWLLLARLVTALHWPNPLAWVALRRLQTEREHACDDLVLTAGTAGSDYARHLLDIARAVRSRLTPSWALVAMARPSELEGRLLAILDPRVDRNQSPRRGLLGVLALLCLALPLAALQPRVGAQEESPSRATTVETKVETTVDDSAIDQRVTNALVSALDDDSPRTRAKAASSLGMAEDTRAIPALTRALAGDDSATVRGQAAWALGMIESPEAVATLIPALEDPAANVRQQAAWALGMIENPDAVEDIGAALDDDSSAVREQAAWALGMIESPDAVDDLRGALRDPVDGVREQAVWALGMIESEAAVGDLVTVLAGDSSPKVRERAAWTLGMIEDRAALDGLLDAMSDDYPEVRRQALWAVGQISH; from the coding sequence ATGATCGACCTTCTCGCGAGCTCACTCAGCCTGGCGACGGCGCTCGACTATGGGCTGAAGGCAACCCTTCTTCTGCTCCTCGCCTGGGTCCTTTCGCTGGCCCTCCGGCGCGCCTCAGCGGCGGCCCGCCATCGCCTCTGGACGACCGCCCTGGTGGCCGTGCTGACCCTGCCGCTGCTCTCCCTGGTCCTGCCGAGCTGGGAGCTGCCGGTCCTGATCCCGACCGCGGCGCCCGCCGGCCCGGCCGACGCAGCTCCGACGCCGATCGCCACGCCCACGGGCGTCCCGGCGGCGACGGTCGTGCCCACCACCCCGGCACCGGTGGCCGACTCGCCGACCCGATCCTCAACCCTCGCGAGCCGCTTCGATCTGCGCCGCGCCCTGCCGTTGATCTGGCTCCTCGGCAGCAGCCTGCTGTTGCTGAGGCTGCTGCTCTCGTCCCTCGCCGCCCAACGACTGGTGCGCACGGCAGCGCCGCTGCGGGACGAGGCGCGCCTGGCCGAGGTCGACGCCCTCTGCCGACGCCTCGACCTCGGCACCCGAGTCCAGGTGGTCGAGCACCCGCGAATCACCATGCCGATGGCCTGGAGCCTGCGACAATCGACGGTGCTGCTCCCGACGAGCTCTCGAGACTGGAGCGACGACCGTCGGCGCGTCGTGCTCCTTCACGAGCTCGCCCACATCAAGCGACGCGACTGTCAGTGGCTGCTCCTGGCCCGGCTGGTGACGGCGCTCCACTGGCCCAACCCGCTCGCCTGGGTCGCCCTACGCCGGCTGCAGACCGAGCGCGAGCACGCCTGCGACGACCTCGTCCTGACCGCCGGCACCGCGGGATCCGACTACGCCCGCCATCTGCTGGACATCGCCCGCGCCGTGCGCAGTCGCCTGACCCCGAGTTGGGCGCTGGTGGCGATGGCGCGACCGAGCGAGCTCGAAGGTCGCCTGCTCGCCATCCTCGACCCGCGGGTCGATCGCAATCAATCGCCACGACGCGGTCTTCTTGGCGTGCTCGCTCTGCTCTGCCTGGCGCTACCCTTGGCGGCCCTGCAGCCGCGGGTCGGGGCTCAAGAAGAGAGTCCCTCGCGGGCGACGACGGTCGAAACCAAGGTCGAGACGACGGTCGACGATTCGGCCATCGACCAACGAGTCACCAACGCCCTCGTCTCGGCCCTCGACGACGACTCGCCGCGGACGCGGGCCAAGGCCGCTTCCAGCCTCGGCATGGCGGAGGATACGAGGGCGATCCCCGCCCTCACCCGGGCTCTCGCGGGGGATGACTCCGCCACCGTGCGAGGGCAGGCCGCCTGGGCCCTCGGAATGATCGAGAGCCCCGAGGCGGTGGCTACCCTCATCCCGGCCCTCGAGGATCCTGCAGCGAACGTTCGACAACAGGCGGCTTGGGCGCTCGGGATGATCGAAAACCCCGACGCCGTCGAGGACATCGGCGCAGCTCTCGACGACGACAGCTCGGCGGTTCGCGAGCAGGCCGCCTGGGCCCTCGGAATGATCGAGAGCCCCGACGCCGTCGACGATCTGCGGGGCGCCCTCCGAGATCCCGTCGATGGGGTCCGTGAGCAAGCCGTCTGGGCCCTCGGAATGATCGAGAGCGAAGCCGCCGTCGGGGATCTCGTCACCGTCCTCGCCGGAGACTCGTCGCCGAAGGTGCGAGAAAGGGCCGCCTGGACACTCGGAATGATCGAAGATCGAGCCGCTCTCGACGGCCTGCTCGATGCCATGTCCGACGACTACCCCGAGGTTCGCCGACAAGCCCTCTGGGCAGTCGGTCAAATCTCCCACTAG
- a CDS encoding BlaI/MecI/CopY family transcriptional regulator has product MAEPLEHQLSRRERQIMDVLFQRGQATAAEIRGAMADAPSDSAVRTHLRILVDKGHVRHWQDGPRYLYQPTVTKERAKKSALKRLVTTFFDGSPEKAMAALLDDSAPHLSDAELDRLEGLIQAAREREEQP; this is encoded by the coding sequence ATGGCCGAACCACTAGAGCATCAACTGAGTCGAAGGGAACGCCAGATCATGGACGTGCTTTTCCAGCGCGGCCAGGCGACCGCCGCCGAGATCCGTGGTGCCATGGCCGACGCCCCGAGCGATTCGGCGGTGCGCACCCACTTGAGAATCCTGGTCGACAAGGGGCACGTCCGCCACTGGCAGGACGGCCCGCGCTACCTCTATCAGCCCACGGTGACCAAGGAGCGAGCCAAGAAATCGGCCTTGAAGCGCCTGGTGACCACCTTCTTCGACGGTTCCCCGGAAAAGGCGATGGCCGCCCTCCTCGACGACTCGGCACCGCACCTTTCGGATGCCGAGCTCGACCGACTCGAGGGACTGATCCAGGCCGCCCGCGAGCGTGAGGAGCAGCCATGA